Below is a genomic region from Thermococcus sp..
ACAGCCATCTCCGAGCTACACTCCTCGGAGCTAGCGAGTGCTTTCCCGTCGTTGATGGAAAGCTCATAAGAGGAACATGGCAGCAGATTTTCTTCGTTGAGCTCGACGTAAGGCCGAGGCACAGGAGGGTCATCGTGCAGGTTGTTGGGGAGTAAGCTCAAGGAGGAAGAAGGGCACGTCCTCCTTCTCCAAAACCCTTACCCCCTTTGGATACCTCCTGTGGGCCTTTCCCGCTTTCACTTCGACCTTAAGGTCTCCAGCGATGGCATCGACCTCATAGGAGTTCCTGTAATAGTAAACCTCCCCAAAGCGCCGGTATAGGTGCTCCTGAACAACCCATTCATACAGCGCATCTTCCCTCAGCTCAGCCCCACTCCAGAGCGAGAAAAGCCTTGCAAGGAGAGGGTCACGGAAGAAGAACTTCTTTTCGCGCTTGTAGAGCACCTGGTTGCCCTGCTTTAGGTAGGCTATTCCAAGGATGTAAAGCTCGGTGAAGAACTCTATGTAGTCCTGAATTACTTTGTAGGAATAGCCAGAGGTCATGCCGGCTAAGGCCCTGAAGCTCGTCGCCGAGGGAGCGCTCCTTATTACCGCTGCAAAGGTTTCCTTCGCTATCTCAAGGCTCTTCCCGAATCGAACGAACTCCCCAATGTAAGCCCCGAGGAGGTCGTCCATTGGGAGGCCGTTTATTGATGCCGGGAACCCGCCTGTCTTAAGGTATGAATTGAAGAGCTCCAAGACTTTTTCCCTCATCAGTTCTGGATTCTTAAGTCCCATTATCTCAACGTACTCCGGAAATGAGAGGGGCATTACCTCTATTGTTTTACCCTCTCCCCTTCTGCCCGGGAAGAGCTCAATGTCCCTCTTGACCCTCAGGGAGCTTGAACCGGTAACTGTAACTACATCTTTCTCTAAAAGACCAGCATCTATGAGTGGTTTAACCCCGCGCCACCAACCTTCAAGTGAAGTCACCTCATCGAGGAAGATGTAACCCGTTTCAATTCCTTCCTTATCTTTAAGCCCCTGGAACTCGCGGAGAAGTTCTAAAAGCTCGCGGTGGCTCGGCAGAACCTCGACGTTAAGGTAGAGGATTGACTCCGGCGGGTTATCTCTCAGGAGTTCTTGAATCAGGAGCTTTATCCCGGTGGTTTTCCCAACTTGCCTCGGGCCGAGGATGAAGTTGAGGGAGAAGGGTTTGAGCGAGAGCCTCTCCAACCAATTCGGCCACCAATGGATTTTCTGCTCTCTCCAGCGCTTTATGTGGTAGTCCTCTTTCCCCTCCCACCATGGGTTCATGTAGGTGATGCTGCCCAGCCTCATAGGAACACCTGAGAAGTTATAGTCCTCAACACTTTATAAATGTTGAGAAGTGTAAGTTCTCAGGGTTTAAAAATAGGAGGGTCAGAGTTTAATGGCTATCTCTGCTTTGTCGCTCTTCTTGAGCTGGATTGCGAAGAGGGCCTTCTCGATGGTGCGCTTGCGGAGATACAGAATGATAGTAAATATAAAACCTGCAAATGACAATAGGGATGCCACTCCAATTCCGAACCAAAACACAGAACTATTTTTAATTCCAAGATTGCCTGAAACAAGCCCAATTTCTGTCAAAGAAACCCATGCTCCAAAAAGAAGCCAAGTTGTAAGTGCATTCTTGAGTCCTTCTTGTGCATGAGAAAGTGCATCAGAGTAAGCCATCTCTAGAATTTCGATTTCAGCTCTTTTTGGATAGTCCCTCTTGTAAGCCCTAACGAATTCATTCACATCCACTTGGAATTTAAGACTAGCTATAAGCATGGAAATAATCCCAAAAAGCCAAATTATTGTCCCTCCAGTTGTCACAGCAACATATATAATGCTGGAATCTGAAGTACTGACAAAAGCAAAGAACGGAATTCCAAAAGATAGTGATACTGTTAAGATAATCGCAAAGATTGTTGAAATGCGCTCCCAATCTTCACCATTAAGTTTTTTATGGAGTTTATATACTTCGTCACCCATTTCCCTTCTCCCTCCGGGTATTTATGGATTTCCCTTCTCCCGGAGGGTATAATATCTAGAGGAAGAACGTAGAAGAAAGTGTGAGTCGTTAATGCCAAACAGAAACGATGAAAGGGGTAATAACCCACCCGAGTTCATCGGCTCCGCCTTCGGCGGCACTCCCCGGGCGTTATAGGTTCGGCCTTCATCAATAAAAGGCTTTCTACCATACCCTAATACCCTCGTCACTTTCAAGTTCGACTTCCTCATACTTTCCGCTCCTCTTCACGTCGAGGACATAGACCAGAGCGACCAGCGAGCCGAAGAGAAAAGCCGTGAAAATCCAGGCAACCTTGGCGGATTCAGGCATGAATCTCTGCCTTGTGATAACGTCGTATGTAACCCAGAGGAAGCCGGCAATGTTGAGGGACCAAATAAAAGCCCAGAGTCCAATCGGCACATCGAACATGGAGAAAAGTGGAAGGGAAAGTTAAAAAACCTCACTCCTTCTTAAGCTTCTCGCAGTTCTTGACCCAGTTCTCGAGGATATCTTTGAGCTTGGGCTGGCCGATTTCCTCGAGCTCGTAGCGGACCCTTACTGCCGGCTTGTTGAGCTTCATGAACCTGCGGAGGTCAACGGGAGTACCCATGATGACCACATCTGCATCGGCCCTGTTGATGGTCTCCTCAAGCTCCTTAATCTGCTTCTTGCCGTATCCCATAGCGGGAAGGATGACGTCAAGGTGCGGGTACTTCTTGTAGGTTTCCACGATGGAGCCGACGGCGTAGGGCCTCGGGTCTATGATTTCCTTCGCCCCGAACTTCTTGGCCGCAACATAACCGGCTCCGTACTTCATGCCACCGTGGGTAAGCGTCGGCCCGTCCTCAACGACGAGAACACGCTTGCCCTTTATGAGCTCGGGGTTGTCGACGAATATCGGCGAAGCCGCCTCGATAACCGTTGCATTCGGGTTGACCTTCTCAATGTTCTCTCTAACCTTCTGGATGTCGTCCCTATTGGCTGTGTCAATCTTGTTGATGATTATGACGTCAGCGCTCCTGAAGTTGGTCTCACCGGGGTGGTACTTGAGTTCGTGACCCGGCCTGTGCGGGTCTGTAACCACTATCCAGAGGTCCGGCTCGTAGAACGGGAAGTCGTTGTTCCCGCCGTCCCAGAGGATGATGTCGGCCTCCTTTTCCGCCTCGCGGAGAATCTTCTCGTAGTCAACGCCGGCATAAACCACCATTCCCCTCTCGATGTATGGCTCGTACTCCTCTCTCTCCTCGATGGTGCACTCGTACCTGTCGAGGTCCTCGAAGGTGGCAAACCTCTGAACGACCTGCTTTCTAAGGTCGCCGTAGGGCATCGGGTGCCTTATGGCAACTACCTTGTAGCCCATCTCCTGGAGGAGCTGGGCGACCTTTCTACTCGTCTGGCTCTTTCCACAGCCGGTTCTGACGGCTGTAACAGCCACAACCGGCTTGCTGGACTTGAGCATGGTGCTCTTCGGGCCGAGGAGCCAGAAGTCCGCTCCAGCCGAGTGAGCCCTGCTCGCGAGGTGCATAACGTGCTCGTGGGAGACATCGGAGTAGGCGAAGACAACTATGTCAATGTCGTGCTCCTTGATTATCTTCTCCATGTCATCCTCGCTCCAGATGGGAATTCCGTTCGGGTAAAGCTCGCCGGCAAGCTCGGGTGGGTAAGTTCTTCCCTCAATGTCCGGAATCTGGGTTGCGGTGAAGGCCACGACCTCGTATTCTGGATTGTCCCTGAAGAACACGTTGAAGTTGTGGAAGTCCCTTCCGGCCGCTCCAAGAATCAGAACTCTCTTCTTTTTCTTCTCGGCCATTTTTGTTCACCTCTAAAACTTTGTCCGCTTGTGTATCGGGCTTTACACTTATAACGGTTTTCGTTTACTGGTGAAAGAGCGTTACGTAACCGTTTCGAAATTGGCAAAGTTTTTCCGCAAAACTTTCAGAAAATCCTGAATACCGACCGTTCCGGGATTACCCGCGAGTTTAATAAACGATTGTCGAATAGACTTTCGGGGATTGACATGAGTGACGTTGAGGTTAGAACGCACACGGCCCTCCACGTCGTCAAGGGGGCCGTCGTTAAAGTCCTCGGCGATAACGCCAAGTGGACGGCCAGCGTTTACGTGAACGGGAACCACGGCAGGCTGACCGTTAAGTTCAACAGAAAACCCTCGCCGGAGGAGATAGCGGAGATAGAGTTGTTAGCTAACGAGAAAGTAAAGGAAAACGTCCCCGTAAAAGTCTACGAGTTGCCGAGAGAAGAGGCAGAGAGGCGCTTTGGCGAGGATATATACGACCTCTTTCCGGTTCCTGAGGATGTAAGGACGCTTAAAGTTGTGGTCATCGAGGACTGGAACGTCAACGCCTGCAATAAAGAGCACACAAGGACAACAGGAGAAATCGGGGAGATAAGAATCAAAAAGGTCCGTTTCAGGAGGAGCAAGGAGCTTTTGGAGATTAGCTTTGACGTTGTGGACTGAGTTACTTCCTCATCCACAACGCCCCGGCCATGCCAAAGTAGGTCGGACAGGCGTAGGCACTCTCCTTAAGCTCGAATTCGGCAACCCTCATGGCACCTAGCATTATGAGCATCTGCCAGTAGCTGTCAACTAAAGCATTTCTCACCAGCTCTTCAGGAACGTTGGGAAGCTCTTCGAGGCGGTTTTCGTTTATCAGCTCCATTATCAGCCTGTCGTACTCCTCGCTCTCCTTAACCTTGCCGTAAGGGCCGTCCTCGCTGTGCCCGTGCCCGTGGTCGGCGCTTATTATCAGCGCAATTTTCTTCTCGCTTTCCTCCAGCACTTTTCCAAGGATTTCGCCGGCCTTCACGAGGGTTCCCCTGTCAACGCCCCTCGAGGGTGTCATCAGTACAAGAGGTTTTTTCTCGAGAAAATGGAGCGGTATAAGTTCTCCCCAGCTCAACGGCCACCGCGAGTATTCTCCGCGGAGCGAGGCAAAGTTTAAATCTACTATTGGAATCCCCGCGCTCTTCTCAGCCCGGTAAATTTCTTCCGCAAGCTCTCTCTCGGTTTTCCACTCTCCCGGAAGTTCAACTCCCTCAAAGCCGAGCCACGAAATCAGATTCTCCGCCATAACAACGCCGAGGTGGTCGCTCATCCTGACGTTGTGCGGACTTATCAGGACGTAGGAGTCAACGTTTGCGAAGGCCTTTCCGATGTCCTTCAAAACCTCCGCTAACCTCTTAGTTTCCTCATCTTCGGGCATCAGAACAGGGTTTCCATGGGGCATAAGGCCCATTCCGACCAGCATCTCAATCACCTCAGGCAGTTTTCGAGGCTTTCGAGTTCGCACTCCCTTATCTCCCCACCTTTGGCTTGGGAGAGGGTCCTCAATCCAGAACCCGTGAGAATCGAAACGACCTTCGCTCTCTCCTCAATCCTTCCGTTTTCGACGAGCTTTCTCAAAGCGGCAATCCCGGTGGCACTCGCCGGCTGGACGAAGAGGCCCTCTCTGGAGAGTTCCTTCTGGGCCTCAATGATTTCGTTATCACTCACCGCAACACAGAGCCAGCCGAACTCCCTTAGGAGCTTCAGAACCGCGTTCCCGCTCGGTGGATAGGGATTTGCTATGGCCTTTGCTATCGTTTTTGGCCTTTCAAAGCGCTCGATTTTTGTTTTCCCTTCATCAAAAGCTCTGCATATCGGCGAGCAGCCGTCGGCCTGTACGGCAACGAGCGCCGGGAGTTCCTCAATCAGCCCACTCTTCTTCAGCTCAATGAAGCCCTTCGCTACGCCCCTGAATAGACCGCCGGAGCTTGTTGGGATTAGAACGTAGTCTGGCGTTATCTCTTCAGCTATCTCGAAGGCTATGCCCTTGTAGCCCTCAACGCGGAAGGGGTTGTCGGAGTTGATGAAATAGATTCCTAGCCTTTCTCCCAGCTTCAGGCTCTCGAAGTAAAGCCTTCCGTAGTCGCCTTTGACCCTTATCACGTCCCCGCCATAGATAGAGACAGCTTTGAGCTTCTCATCGCTCGCGTTTTCTGAGACAAGGATTTTGGCATCGAGGCCGAAGCGGGAGGCGTAGGCTAAAACGCTCGCCGCCATGTTGCCCGTTGATACAGTTCCAACGGTTTTATAACCGGCCTTTAGGGCGTGGCTCATAGCCAAAAACGTTCCCCTGTCCTTAAAGCTCCAAGTGGGGTTTACAGTCTCGTTCTTGAGGTAGAGTCTAACGCCAAGCTCCTTTCCGAGTCTGGATTTGACCAGTGGAGTATCTCCTTCGCCGAGCGAGAACTCAAGGGCAGGCTCAACGGGCCAGAAATCGTAAAACCTCTCCCAGACGGTTTTGCCTATGTAGGGCTCTCCCATGAAGGTTTCGAACTCGACGGGTTCGTTGCATTCGCACCTCTGCACGGGCCTATCGTATTCCCTTCCACAGATTGGACATCTAAGCCTCAACCCTAACCCCCCTTACGGCTTTCAGGAGAACGGTCCCCCCGCTGAGCGTTATCGTGAAGTGCGCGTAATTGTTCTCCTCGGCCATCCTCTTTAGGGTTTCAGCGAAGAGCTTTGCGGAAGCGTTGTTTGAGAACTCTACCTTCCAGAGGAGAACATAGTCGGTTCCGTTGACGGCTAAAATCAGCCTGTCTCCAAGCCATGAGCTCGACACGTTCCACGCGGTTTCGTTGTTCAACTTCGCACCCTCGCGCAGGAGAAGATAGACGTAGAAAGCACCCATCCTGTCGTCTCTAAGGACGCTCCAGTTTCCATTGAGTTTTAGGGAGACGTTCACCGGCGTCACGTTCTCAATGTAGAGGTTAGGGTGCATTATCTGGGCGGTTGAAACGGGGTAGTGTCTGTAGGCCTCGTTCACAAGATTCCAGCCCCCCTTCTCGTAGAGGTATCTCACAAAGGAGTCTCCAAAGACGTAGGGAAAAATCCCTATGTCCGTTATTGGGTTACCGCTGAGGGAGCGTATCTTGTATATGGGAATCCCGTTCCGCTCGCAGTAGATGTCCGCCACAAGGTCGGCGTCCCCTTCCACCAAAGCCCTGACCGCGAGCGTTCCGTCAAAGGTGCTTGCCCCATAGCGCGCGTTGAACCACTGTTTCTGGAGGACGTGCGTAAGCTCGTGAGCCAGAGCCCTCTTTGCCATGGCGGGATTGCTCTCAAAGTTCTCCTCTACTATGTAAATCGTGTTCCCCACAGTTAGGGCTATCCAGCCTGCACTCTCTTTCCTCTTGGTCTGGATAAAGGAGTAGTTTCCGGGAATTAGGAGTGTCATCTTGTACGTTAACTCCTGAATCTTCAGCTCCTCCCCGTTCTGGCTCGAGGGGCCGAAGAGCCTTATTGCCTCAGCCCGGGTTATGACGACTATCTTCGGCTTCTCCTTGAAGGTGAGACCCCTTATCTCCTGAACCTGTTCTATAATCTCGTTTACCTGCTTGAGGATGGAATTCGCTGAGTACGCTAGGTTAACCGCCGAGTACAGCGAAACAACGAGGGTTGCAACGAGAAGAACTGAGACGAATTTCTTTCCCATCTCCACCGGAAGATTATATGGGGAAGGGATTAAAAAGGAATTGGTTCAACCCTAAAACTCCACGAACTCCTCATTCATGCCGTCCTTGGTTATAACAACTACCTGAACCTTTTTGCTTCCAGTGTAAACGTCGCGCTTTCCAGCGGTTCTAACGGCTCTAACTGCGAGCTCCTTTGCCTCCTCGACGCTCATGTCCTTCCTGAAACCATCCTCAAGGACGGCTATGGCGAAGGGGCTTCCCGAACCTGTGGCGGTATAATCGTCGAAGATTAACCCCCCGAGGGGGTCGAGGTTGGCTAAAGTCGGTTCATCAACGTAGCCACCTATGATAATCTGAACCATGTAGGGGAACCACTTGTTCTCGTTGAGTATGTTGCTGAGCAGATGAGCCATGGCCTTAGCCGTCATCGGCCTTCCCCACGTGAACTGGTAATAGCGAGCCTCCGCCTCGAGCATTCTCGCAAGTGCCTGAACATCGCCCACGCTTCCGGCTGTCGTTATCGCTATCTTGTCCGTTATTGGAATTATCTTCCTGATGTTGAGCGTTTCAACCATGTGGTCAAGGGAAGCCTGAGTATCTGCAGCTAGAACAACGCCGTCCTTTGCCTTTATACCAACCGTTGTCGTTCCGGTCTTCTTCTCCATCTCTCTCACCTGAAGTAAGAAACGCGCCTTTGTTTTAAACCTTTAGCCCCGGGATGAGTAGTCTCTTCCCTTCAACCTCAATTATCTTCGCCTTTATCCCGTATGTTTCCTCGATGATTTCCTCACTCAGCTTTTCTGAGGGGCCTTTCCAGACGGTTTTTCCATTACTCAGGACAAGG
It encodes:
- the psmB gene encoding archaeal proteasome endopeptidase complex subunit beta; this translates as MEKKTGTTTVGIKAKDGVVLAADTQASLDHMVETLNIRKIIPITDKIAITTAGSVGDVQALARMLEAEARYYQFTWGRPMTAKAMAHLLSNILNENKWFPYMVQIIIGGYVDEPTLANLDPLGGLIFDDYTATGSGSPFAIAVLEDGFRKDMSVEEAKELAVRAVRTAGKRDVYTGSKKVQVVVITKDGMNEEFVEF
- a CDS encoding YjbQ family protein, translated to SHLRATLLGASECFPVVDGKLIRGTWQQIFFVELDVRPRHRRVIVQVVGE
- a CDS encoding DUF4157 domain-containing protein — protein: MGKKFVSVLLVATLVVSLYSAVNLAYSANSILKQVNEIIEQVQEIRGLTFKEKPKIVVITRAEAIRLFGPSSQNGEELKIQELTYKMTLLIPGNYSFIQTKRKESAGWIALTVGNTIYIVEENFESNPAMAKRALAHELTHVLQKQWFNARYGASTFDGTLAVRALVEGDADLVADIYCERNGIPIYKIRSLSGNPITDIGIFPYVFGDSFVRYLYEKGGWNLVNEAYRHYPVSTAQIMHPNLYIENVTPVNVSLKLNGNWSVLRDDRMGAFYVYLLLREGAKLNNETAWNVSSSWLGDRLILAVNGTDYVLLWKVEFSNNASAKLFAETLKRMAEENNYAHFTITLSGGTVLLKAVRGVRVEA
- a CDS encoding extradiol dioxygenase encodes the protein MLVGMGLMPHGNPVLMPEDEETKRLAEVLKDIGKAFANVDSYVLISPHNVRMSDHLGVVMAENLISWLGFEGVELPGEWKTERELAEEIYRAEKSAGIPIVDLNFASLRGEYSRWPLSWGELIPLHFLEKKPLVLMTPSRGVDRGTLVKAGEILGKVLEESEKKIALIISADHGHGHSEDGPYGKVKESEEYDRLIMELINENRLEELPNVPEELVRNALVDSYWQMLIMLGAMRVAEFELKESAYACPTYFGMAGALWMRK
- the thrC gene encoding threonine synthase, yielding MRLRCPICGREYDRPVQRCECNEPVEFETFMGEPYIGKTVWERFYDFWPVEPALEFSLGEGDTPLVKSRLGKELGVRLYLKNETVNPTWSFKDRGTFLAMSHALKAGYKTVGTVSTGNMAASVLAYASRFGLDAKILVSENASDEKLKAVSIYGGDVIRVKGDYGRLYFESLKLGERLGIYFINSDNPFRVEGYKGIAFEIAEEITPDYVLIPTSSGGLFRGVAKGFIELKKSGLIEELPALVAVQADGCSPICRAFDEGKTKIERFERPKTIAKAIANPYPPSGNAVLKLLREFGWLCVAVSDNEIIEAQKELSREGLFVQPASATGIAALRKLVENGRIEERAKVVSILTGSGLRTLSQAKGGEIRECELESLENCLR
- a CDS encoding ATP-binding protein — its product is MRLGSITYMNPWWEGKEDYHIKRWREQKIHWWPNWLERLSLKPFSLNFILGPRQVGKTTGIKLLIQELLRDNPPESILYLNVEVLPSHRELLELLREFQGLKDKEGIETGYIFLDEVTSLEGWWRGVKPLIDAGLLEKDVVTVTGSSSLRVKRDIELFPGRRGEGKTIEVMPLSFPEYVEIMGLKNPELMREKVLELFNSYLKTGGFPASINGLPMDDLLGAYIGEFVRFGKSLEIAKETFAAVIRSAPSATSFRALAGMTSGYSYKVIQDYIEFFTELYILGIAYLKQGNQVLYKREKKFFFRDPLLARLFSLWSGAELREDALYEWVVQEHLYRRFGEVYYYRNSYEVDAIAGDLKVEVKAGKAHRRYPKGVRVLEKEDVPFFLLELTPQQPAR
- a CDS encoding cyclic 2,3-diphosphoglycerate synthase, whose translation is MAEKKKKRVLILGAAGRDFHNFNVFFRDNPEYEVVAFTATQIPDIEGRTYPPELAGELYPNGIPIWSEDDMEKIIKEHDIDIVVFAYSDVSHEHVMHLASRAHSAGADFWLLGPKSTMLKSSKPVVAVTAVRTGCGKSQTSRKVAQLLQEMGYKVVAIRHPMPYGDLRKQVVQRFATFEDLDRYECTIEEREEYEPYIERGMVVYAGVDYEKILREAEKEADIILWDGGNNDFPFYEPDLWIVVTDPHRPGHELKYHPGETNFRSADVIIINKIDTANRDDIQKVRENIEKVNPNATVIEAASPIFVDNPELIKGKRVLVVEDGPTLTHGGMKYGAGYVAAKKFGAKEIIDPRPYAVGSIVETYKKYPHLDVILPAMGYGKKQIKELEETINRADADVVIMGTPVDLRRFMKLNKPAVRVRYELEEIGQPKLKDILENWVKNCEKLKKE
- a CDS encoding alanyl-tRNA editing protein, whose amino-acid sequence is MSDVEVRTHTALHVVKGAVVKVLGDNAKWTASVYVNGNHGRLTVKFNRKPSPEEIAEIELLANEKVKENVPVKVYELPREEAERRFGEDIYDLFPVPEDVRTLKVVVIEDWNVNACNKEHTRTTGEIGEIRIKKVRFRRSKELLEISFDVVD